Within Bacteroidota bacterium, the genomic segment GAAGGTGGGCAGCGCAATACCGCATCTTATGATCAGATTGCACCAACACCGGGTACAGAAAACGGTGCTGTTGTGGTTGGTGGTATTGCTGAGATTTTTGAAATCCAGGGAGATAGTTTTGTCTCACCTTTCGAAAATACCATTGTTACGTCTGAGAACAACGTAGTCACTGCCGTTGGGCCCGAAGGCTTCTTCATGCAGACGCCGGCTGACCGGACAGATGGGCTCGAAAATACGTCAGATGGCATTTATGTTTTCCTCGAAGCTGCACCTTCTGTAAGTGTGGGGGATCTGGTAACCGTAACCGGTACCGTAGTAGAGTTCTTCGACTTTACCGAGTTCACCGATGTTACCGAAGTGCTCGTTACTGGTACAGGTACCGTTCCTGAAGCCATTGTGTTTGATGAAACATTGCCCTCTCCGAACCAGCCACAAGACGACACCGAATACGAGCAGTATGAAGGCATGCTGGTCACGATTGCAAACGGCTATGTAACAGGACCAAGCCAGAGCTTTGGTTCTGATCCTGAAGCAGAAGCATACATTGTTGCAAGTGGCGAACAGACCTTCCGCGAGCCGGGTATCGAATTCCCAGGCCTGACTGGGCTTCCTGTTTGGGATGGCAATCCAGAGGTATTTGAGCTGGATCCAGACAAACTTGGACTCGACAATGTATTGTTACCGCTTGGCTCAACGTTCTCTGCTACAGGGGCTTTGGGGTATGAGTTTGGTGGCTATGAGCTCTGGGCGAGTGAACTGACAGCCAATGTGGCCACGTTGCCAGGTGCTGTGCGTGCTGCGAGCGATACAGAAGGCACTGTTGCTTCACTTAACCTCTTCCGGTTGTTTGACGACGTAGCTGATGGCAACGAGACGGTTGTTGATCTTGAAGAATATCAGACGCGTCTCGTTAAATTTTCCAGCTATATCCGCGACGTACTATCAGCACCTGACATTATTGCTGTACAGGAAGCTGAGAAATTGGGGGTACTGGAAGATCTGGCTGCACAGATTCAGAACGACGATGGCTCGTTGATCTATGATGCTTACCTGGTTGAAGGCAATGATGTAGGTGGGATTGATGTGGGCTTCCTGGTTCGGCCATCCGCAGTACAGGTAAATGCAGTCACGCAGTTGGCAGCAGACGAATTGCTAACTTTTGACGGCTCGTTGCTGCACGACCGGCCACCCCTTCTTTTGGAAGCAGACTTCCTGCTTGGTGGCGCACCTGCGTTCCCTATTGAAGTACTGGCTGTCCACAATCGTTCTTTGAGTGGTATCGACGATGATGGCTCTGGGGAGCGTGTCCGGACCAAGCGGCTCGAGCAGGCACAGTCTATCGCTACAATTGTTCAAGCCCGTCAAGATGCAAATGCTGATGTGCGGCTTACAGTAGTGGGGGACTTCAATGCGTATGAGTTCTCTGATGGATATGTAGACGCTGTAGGACAGATTCGGGGTGTGTTTAATCCGGATGACAACCTGCTCAGTGGCGATGATCTGGTTGACCCGGATCTAACAAACCAGGTGTTGAATCTGCCTGAAGAAGAGCGGTATTCGTTTATCTTCCGTGGTACGTCGCAGGTTCTGGATCATGCGCTAACAAGTGTGGCACTGGATCCATTTGTGAATGACTTTGCATTTGGCAGGGGCAACGCCGGTGCACCGCTAATTCTGCTTGATGACGACACAACACCGCTGCGCGCTTCAGACCATGACGGCCTGGTGCTCTATGTCGAAATCCAGCCGGCATTGCCGGGCACTGCGGTACTTGCAGCAGCAAACAGCATGTACGTAGGCTTTAACAGCTACATCAACAGCGGTGACTTGCTGGTACAAGGTGCTGGTGATGAAACGCTGGTGACTGGCTATGAACTGGCAATCGGCAAGCGCTCTGTAACCGCAGATGGCTTTACGCTCAAGGCAGATGACATCCTTGTACTGCCTCAGGCATTGGTTGCCAGTGATGTTGCGTACAATACGTTGGAGAATCTGGGTACGGTTACCGGTGAAGAAACGACACCGCTGGCGTTGCCTGTATTCGAATTCCCTGCTTTCCAGACCGGGACCCCAACGGATGACGTCCTGATTGTACAAAAAAATCAGACGGTCAGCATTGATGCCGATG encodes:
- a CDS encoding T9SS type A sorting domain-containing protein, encoding EGGQRNTASYDQIAPTPGTENGAVVVGGIAEIFEIQGDSFVSPFENTIVTSENNVVTAVGPEGFFMQTPADRTDGLENTSDGIYVFLEAAPSVSVGDLVTVTGTVVEFFDFTEFTDVTEVLVTGTGTVPEAIVFDETLPSPNQPQDDTEYEQYEGMLVTIANGYVTGPSQSFGSDPEAEAYIVASGEQTFREPGIEFPGLTGLPVWDGNPEVFELDPDKLGLDNVLLPLGSTFSATGALGYEFGGYELWASELTANVATLPGAVRAASDTEGTVASLNLFRLFDDVADGNETVVDLEEYQTRLVKFSSYIRDVLSAPDIIAVQEAEKLGVLEDLAAQIQNDDGSLIYDAYLVEGNDVGGIDVGFLVRPSAVQVNAVTQLAADELLTFDGSLLHDRPPLLLEADFLLGGAPAFPIEVLAVHNRSLSGIDDDGSGERVRTKRLEQAQSIATIVQARQDANADVRLTVVGDFNAYEFSDGYVDAVGQIRGVFNPDDNLLSGDDLVDPDLTNQVLNLPEEERYSFIFRGTSQVLDHALTSVALDPFVNDFAFGRGNAGAPLILLDDDTTPLRASDHDGLVLYVEIQPALPGTAVLAAANSMYVGFNSYINSGDLLVQGAGDETLVTGYELAIGKRSVTADGFTLKADDILVLPQALVASDVAYNTLENLGTVTGEETTPLALPVFEFPAFQTGTPTDDVLIVQKNQTVSIDADAYGHILVRQNGTLILTGGEYDVASLTMYRGSEMRYEAAGAMRVAGRVETQKSVDIGPADASVADASTFVLYVEGMNGENGGLFEKPAAVDLGKSAEVQVNIFAPNGSIVMNELVTATGAFLAKDVWLERNVSITLDSHWAADMSQATVAAANAGSDELLLEQTAAALPEEYALTQNYPNPFNPTTTIPFSLPEAGHVTLKVYDMLGRLVDTLVDREMNAGYHNAAFNARSYPSGAYIYRLEVNNFASVKKMMLVK